The proteins below are encoded in one region of Xenopus laevis strain J_2021 chromosome 8L, Xenopus_laevis_v10.1, whole genome shotgun sequence:
- the esr2.L gene encoding estrogen receptor 2 L homeolog (The RefSeq protein has 1 substitution compared to this genomic sequence) yields MSTYIHKEYSQLQPMQHILHGKADIKNSPSTINSSVPYSGTVPANQSPLYTPSSYLDSRHDYSSITFCSPSLMNYNVPGSDSESSVLRQAVSPGLLWTTPDHMSPVTLHCQSSLLYAEAPTSPWFEAKSEEHILPLNRESLKRKSMGSECANNIGSNPGSKRDTHFCSVCSDYASGYHYGVWSCEGCKAFFKRSIQGHNDYICPATNQCTIDKNRRKSCQACRLRKCFEVGMMKCGTRRERCGYRIVRHRRHSEDQMHCVGKNKKLPDNIQRVKEISASALGPEQFVLIISDAEPPNVMLMNRLCKPFTEASMMMSLTKLADKELVLMIGWAKKIPGFVELSLYDQVRLLESCWLEVLMMGLMWRSIDHPGKLLFAPDLTLDRDEGKCVEGILEIFDMLLATTSRLRELKLQHKEYLCLKVMILLNSHMFPLTSSDEESESSRKLHHLLNTVTDALVWVIAKSGIPFRQQSTRLANLLMLLSHVRHASNKGMEHLLSMKCKNVVPVYDLLLEMLNANTLRDHRKPTLAISGNSSKAEGDARDTGQPTQ; encoded by the exons ATGTCCACCTACATACACAAGGAATATTCCCAACTACAGCCGATGCAGCATATTCTTCATGGAAAAGCAGATATCAAGAATTCTCCCTCCACCATAAACTCTTCAGTGCCGTACAGTGGCACTGTGCCTGCGAACCAAAGTCCATTGTACACTCCCTCTTCTTACTTGGATAGCAGGCATGACTACTCCTCAATAACATTCTGCAGCCCATCTCTTATGAACTATAATGTTCCTGGAAGTGATTCAGAAAGTTCTGTGCTGAGACAGGCGGTAAGCCCGGGATTGCTGTGGACAACTCCAGACCATATGTCCCCTGTGACATTGCACTGCCAGTCTTCACTCCTGTATGCCGAGGCACCAACAAGCCCATGGTTTGAAGCTAAATCAGAAGAACATATTCTGCCACTCAATAG GGAGTCACTGAAAAGGAAATCTATGGGGAGCGAATGTGCAAATAATATTGGCAGCAACCCCGGCTCAAAGAGAGACACTCACTTCTGCTCTGTGTGCAGTGATTATGCCTCTGGATATCATTATGGAGTGTGGTCCTGTGAAGGCTGCAAAGCTTTTTTCAAGAGAAGCATTCAAG GGCACAATGATTACATCTGTCCGGCCACAAACCAGTGCACAATAGACAAAAACAGACGAAAAAGTTGCCAAGCTTGCCGGCTGAGAAAATGCTTTGAAGTAGGAATGATGAAATGCG GAACGAGGCGGGAACGTTGCGGCTATCGCATTGTACGTCATCGAAGACACTCGGAGGATCAGATGCACTGCGTggggaaaaacaaaaagttgCCTGACAATATACAGCGTGTAAAAGAAATCAGTGCAAGCGCCTTGGGGCCTGAACAGTTTGTTCTTATCATTAGTGATGCTGAACCTCCCAATGTGATGTTAATGAACCGTCTCTGCAAACCATTCACAGAAGCCTCTATGATGATGTCTTTAACCAAGCTTGCTGACAAGGAACTAGTCCTTATGATCGGATGGGCAAAGAAAATTCCAG GTTTTGTGGAGTTAAGTTTGTATGACCAAGTACGTCTGCTGGAGAGCTGTTGGCTGGAGGTGCTAATGATGGGACTAATGTGGAGATCAATTGATCACCCTGGCAAACTTTTATTTGCCCCGGATCTAACCCTCGACAG GGATGAAGGGAAGTGCGTGGAAGGAATTCTGGAGATATTTGATATGCTGCTAGCAACAACTTCAAGACTGAGAGAGCTTAAACTTCAACATAAAGAGTATCTGTGCCTCAAGGTTATGATCCTCCTTAACTCTC ATATGTTCCCGTTGACCAGTTCAGATGAAGAGTCTGAGAGCAGTAGGAAACTGCACCACCTGTTGAACACAGTGACCGATGCTTTGGTTTGGGTTATTGCCAAGAGTGGAATTCCTTTCCGCCAGCAGTCAACTCGTTTAGCTAATTTACTCATGCTTCTTTCTCATGTTAGGCATGCCAG CAATAAAGGCATGGAACATCTGCTCAGCATGAAATGCAAGAACGTGGTACCTGTGTATGATTTGCTGCTGGAGATGCTCAATGCAAATACTCTGAGGGACCATAGGAAGCCCACACTGGCTATTTCCGGCTACAGTTCCAAAGCTGAGGGTGACGCGAGGGACACAGGCCAACCCACCCAGTGA